In Populus alba chromosome 1, ASM523922v2, whole genome shotgun sequence, a single window of DNA contains:
- the LOC118033862 gene encoding cytochrome P450 87A3: MWALFFGALIIISITHWVYRWRNPRCSGTLPPGSMGLPFIGETLQFFAPDTSCDISPFVRDRMKRYGPIFRTNLVGRPVVVSTDPDLNYFIFQQEGKLFQSWYPDTFTEIFGRQNVGSLHGFMYKYLKNMVLNLFGPESLKKMLPEVEQTASNRLQLWSHQESVELKEATATMIFDLTAKKLISYDQENSSENLRENFVAFIQGLISFPLDIPGTAYHECLQGRKKAMRMLKNLLQERRANPRKHETDFFDYVLEELQKNKTILTEEIALDLMFVLLFASFETTSLGLTLAVKFISDHPLVLKKLTEEHEGILKNRENINSGLTWKEYKSMKFTFQVINETVRLANIVPGIFRKTLTDIQFKGYTIPAGWAVMVCPPAVHLNPAKYEDPLAFNPWRWKGMEVNGASKTFMAFGGGMRFCVGTEFTKVQMAVFLHCLVTKSRWQAIKGGNIVRTPGLQFPSGYHIQLTERDKRYNSTT, translated from the exons ATGTGGGCTTTGTTCTTTGGAGCTTTGATTATTATAAGCatcacacattgggtttaccgcTGGAGAAACCCCAGATGCAGTGGCACTCTTCCACCAGGTTCAATGGGATTGCCATTTATTGGCGAGACCCTTCAGTTCTTCGCTCCAGATACTTCTTGTGATATTTCTCCATTTGTCAGAGACAGGATGAAAAG ATATGGACCTATATTCCGGACTAATTTGGTCGGAAGGCCAGTTGTAGTATCAACAGATCCGGATCTCAATTACTTTATCTTCCAACAAGAAGGAAAATTGTTCCAGAGCTGGTATCCGGATACATTCACGGAGATCTTTGGAAGGCAAAATGTtggctcgttacatgggttcaTGTACAAGTATCTTAAGAATATGGTGCTTAATCTCTTCGGTCCTGAAAGCCTTAAAAAAATGCTCCCTGAAGTTGAACAGACAGCATCAAATAGATTACAACTATGGTCTCATCAGGAATCGGTTGAACTGAAAGAAGCAACTGCAACT ATGATATTTGATCTGACGGCGAAGAAGCTGATAAGTTATGATCAAGAAAATTCTTCAGAGAATCTAAGGGAGAACTTTGTTGCATTCATACAAGGATTAATCTCCTTCCCTTTGGACATTCCGGGAACGGCATATCACGAATGCTTACAG GGTAGGAAAAAGGCAATGAGAATGCTAAAGAACCTGCTACAGGAAAGACGAGCAAATCCGAGAAAGCACGAAACTGATTTTTTTGATTATGTGCTTGAAGAACTTCAAAAGAACAAAACGATCCTTACAGAGGAAATCGCTCTGGATTTAATGTTCGTGCTGCTATTTGCCAGCTTTGAAACAACTTCCCTGGGTCTAACTTTAGCTGTCAAGTTTATATCGGACCACCCATTGGTGCTAAAGAAATTGACG GAAGAGCACGAGGGAATTCTTAAAAATCGGGAAAATATCAACTCTGGTCTTACATGGAAGGAATACAAATCAATGAAATTCACGTTTCAG GTCATTAATGAAACTGTTAGACTGGCAAACATAGTTCCAGGGATCTTCAGAAAAACACTTACAGATATCCAGTTTAAGG GATATACCATTCCAGCAGGTTGGGCAGTAATGGTCTGTCCCCCCGCTGTACACTTAAACCCAGCAAAATATGAAGATCCACTTGCCTTCAATCCATGGAGATGGAAG GGTATGGAAGTAAATGGTGCATCCAAAACTTTCATGGCCTTTGGTGGTGGCATGAGATTTTGTGTTGGAACAGAGTTTACCAAGGTGCAGATGGCTGTATTTCTACATTGCTTGGTCACAAAGTCCAG GTGGCAAGCAATCAAAGGAGGAAATATTGTTCGAACTCCTGGTTTACAATTTCCAAGTGGTTATCACATTCAGCTCACGGAGAGAGACAAAAGATATAACTCTACTACATAA